A stretch of Arctopsyche grandis isolate Sample6627 chromosome 9, ASM5162203v2, whole genome shotgun sequence DNA encodes these proteins:
- the LOC143917076 gene encoding uncharacterized protein LOC143917076 isoform X2, producing the protein MECRLCLGPAPAESSVSIFGDPHLERLEQRIRTCCQIQVKRGDGLPDRVCISCKTTLDSLISFRKACFRNNESSRLRVDDCLKIKTEEVLLEDSIWDDESSQSTIHRKNSEMCVKPFPSESELILHKRSHPGEKLFKCDICLKSLSRKYTLVRHLRSHTGEKPFNCEICLKSFSAKFSLENHKKSHAGIKPHKCEICLKSFTKKSNLLSHEKLHTGIKPHKCNICLKSFTENSTLQKHKNLHTWIKPHKCEIRLKSFSQKSSLVSHEKLHTGIKPHKCEICLQSFTENSTLQSHKKLHTGIKLQKCEICLKSFTKKSNLLSHEKLQTGIKPHKCNICLKSFTENSTLQKHKNCILG; encoded by the exons atggagtgcaggctttgtctcggaccagctccggccgaatcttccgtctccatcttcggcgatcctcatctagagcgtctggagcaacgcattcggacctgctgtcaaattcag gttaaaagaggcgatgggttgccagacAGGGTGTGTATTTCGTGTAAGACCACTCTGGATtcgttgatcagctttcgaaaggcttgttttcgaaacaACGAATCGTCTCGACTGAGGGTAGAcgattgcttgaagatcaagactgaagaagttttattggaagattcaatatgggacgatgagtcttcacaatcgacaattcaccgaaagaatagtgaaatGTGCGTAAAGCCATTTCCCAGTGAATCTGaacttattttacacaaaagatCACATCCTGGAGAAAAgctgttcaaatgtgatatttgtttaaaatcacttTCTCGAAAATATACCCTTGTcagacatttgagatctcacacaggggaaaagccattcaattgtgaaatttgtctgaaatcattttcTGCAAAATTTAGTCTCGAGAATCATAAAAAatcgcatgctgggataaaaccacacaaatgtgaaatttgtctaaaatcatttactaaaaaatctaaccttttgtcacatgaaaaattgcatactgggataaaaccacacaaatgtaacatttgtttaaaatcatttactgaaaattctactctccagaaacataaaaatttgcatacttggataaaaccacataaatgtgaaattcgtctaaaatcattttctcaaaaatctagccttgtgtcacatgaaaaattgcatactgggataaaaccacataaatgtgaaatttgtttacaatcatttactgaaaattctactctccagagtcataaaaaattgcatactgggataaaactacaaaaatgtgaaatttgtctaaaatcatttactaaaaaatctaaccttttgtcacatgaaaaattgcaaactgggataaaaccacacaaatgtaacatttgtttaaaatcatttactgaaaattctactctccagaaacataaaaattgcatactgggataa